GAAGAGACCCAGCTCTCCAAGAAGGACATCGGCAATGTCCTCGCCACCCTGACCGAGCTGTCCTACGCGCAGGCCCCCGTCGGCTTCACCATCCCCGGCATGGGCAAGCTCGTGGTCCAGCAGCGCAAGGCGCGCAAGGGCCGCAACCCCAAGACCGGCGAGACCATCAAGATCCCGGCGAAGAAGGTGCTCAAGTTCCGCATCGCGAAAGCCGCGAAGGACGCGATCACGCCCCCCAAGGCCTGATGGTCCCACAATAATCTGGCAGACGCCTGGCCCGGTTCCGGTTCCCCGGAACCGGGCTGCGTCATTCTTCGGCGGCTTCGGCCCCGTCCGGCCCTGTCAATTCCGCCCCCGCGGCCTCCCAGGGCCCGCCCGCCGCGCGCTCCAGCGCCGCCAGCGCCACGTGGTAGTCGCGCAGCGCGATCACCAGCCCCGCCCGCGCCCGCGCGCGCTCCAGTTCCGCGTCGATGATTTCCGTCTGCGTGCCGATGCCTTCCCGGTAGCGGATGTCCGCCAGCCGCACGCTCTCCGCCGCAAGCTCGGCGTTGTCCCGGCGCGCGCGCACCGCCGCCTGCGCCTCCGCCAGCCGCGCCAGCGCCAGATCGGCATCGTGCGCGACACCGCGCTCCAGCTCCGCCAGTTCGTGGCGAAGCCCCTCCGCGCGCGCCCGCGCCGCCGCACGCTCGTGCCGCCGCTGGCCGCCCGTGTACAGGTCCCAGCGCGCGCCCACGTTCACCTGCCACCCATCCGGATTGGACTGGCCGCCCCCATCCACCTCCACCCACGTGACCGTTGTGCTCGCCTGGGGCAGGTATTTGCCGATTACGCCCCGGCGTTGCGCTTCCGCCGCCGCCAGCGCATCGCGCAGGGCGCGAACCTCGGGCCGCTGCGCAAGCGCAATCGCGCCGAAATCCGTCCCGGGCGCGGGGGCTGGCGGAGCCTGGCCCGCCGGCGCGCACGCAACCGGCTGCCCCGGCGGCAGCCCCAATACCCGCCGGATCGCGATGTCCGCCCGCTCGACATTCGCGCGCGCCGCCGCAACATCCGCCGCGCGCGCCGCCACTTCCGTCCGCGCACGCATCACCTCATAATCCGTAAGTGCGCCCTCCTTCGCCAGGATCTCCGTGTCCCGCAAGTGGCGCGCAAACGCCGCCTCGGCCTCCAGGGCCACCTGCGCCGCCGCCCGCGCCGCGATCGCGTCGTGATACGCCTGCCGCGCCAGATACGCCACTTCCTGGCGCACCGCGTCCCGCCGCCACGCTTCGGATTCCGCAAGATGGCGCGAGGCGCGCACCGCCGCCTGGATCTGGCCGCCCGCATACAGCACCTGCGTCACCGTCAGCCGCGTCGTGATCGTCTCCTTGTCCGGGCTGAAGGATTCCGTATCGACAAACCCGCCCAGGAAGCCGCCGCCCAGGCCAAAATCGAGCTCCTCGACATAGTTGTACGCCGCCTCCGCAGCCACCTGGGGCCGGCGCCCCGACCGCGCCTGGCCTGCCTCCGCCTCGCGCAACGCCACGTCCGTCTCGGCCACCAGCGCATCGACATTCTGCGCCAGCGCGCGCGCCACGCACGTCTCCAGCGTCAGCTCAAGCGGCTCCGGCGCCTCGCGCGGAACCGGCGGCGTGTGGTAGGCTGCGGCTTCGTTCAAAACCCCCGCCGCGCTTTCCAGCAGCGGGTCTGTTGCGGGCTGCGCGGTCGCCATCGCGGCCACGCACCAGATACCCATTAGCCACGGGCGAATCGGCGCCATGTTCGATCTCCAGTTCGGATTCGGCGTCGGCCCCCGTGCCCGGCGCCGCCAACCGCATGGTAGACCGGAAGCGGCGGCGCCGTCAACGCGCGAATAATCAACCCGGGCGCTGTGCCCACGGAGAGGCGATCCATTGAGCGAACTCATCATCGTACGGCACGGGCAGGCCTCCTTCATGAGCGGCGACTACGACCGGCTCTCCGAGCGGGGATTCGATCAGGCCCGCCGCCTGGGGCGCTACTGGGCCGCGGAGGACATCGCGCCCACCCACCTCGTGATCGGCCCGCGAAAACGGCAACGACAGACCGCCGAGGCTATCCAGGCCGCCATGGCCGAGGAGGGGGTGAGCACCCCGGAACCGGTCTACGACAACCGCCTCGACGAATTCGACTGGGATGGCCTCTTCACCTACGGGAACAGCACGTGGTCCCTCAAGGACGCGCGCACCGGCGAACTCAAGGCCCAATTCGAGGCCGCCGCCACGGTCGACGAAAAACGCCGCACCATTCACCACTACATGGAAGCCGTGACCCTCGCCTGGGCCCGCGATCGCTTCTTCGAGGAGGGCCTCGAAACCTGGGCCGAGTTTCGCGGCCGCGTGGAGAGCGCCGTGCTGCTCCACACCCGCAACGCGCCGCGCGGCAGCCGCGTCGTCTTCGTCACCTCCGGCGGCGTTGCCGCAGCCACCGCCGGCTTCGTGCTCGGCCTCACCCCCGAAAAAACACTCGGCCTCGTATGGACCCTACGCAACGGCGCGCTCGTTGAATTCGTCTTCAGCGGCGGACGCTACTCCCTCAGCAGCTTCAACAACGCCCCGCACCTCCCCAGCCGCGATCTCTGGACCTACCGGTAACGGCCCATTCCCAACACGGCGGACCTTCGGCCTGTCCGCGGCAATGTAGGATAGCCGTCCCGGCTGTCCATCGCGCCAACGGCGCGCCAGGATCGCGGACATTCCTGTCCGCGGCAACGTGAGCCTGCCTCCAAAAAGGTCCCCTCACCCCACCAAAACCACCTCGAAAAGAACGCGGCACAGCCGTCCCGGCTGTCCACCGCCGAAAGCGCAAAGGATCGTGGACATTCTTGTCCGCGGCAACGTGAGCCTTCCTCCAAAAAGTTCCCCTCACCCCACCAAAACCACCTCGAAAAGAACGTGGCACAAGCGTCCCGCCTGTGTTCAGCGCCGAAAGGCGCAAGCAATTCCAGCGCCAGTCGGTCGAAGTGCTGCCCAAACGCAAACGGGGCCGCCGGAACTCACATCCCGGCGGCCCCGCGTATCCAGCGCAACAGTCTCTACTTCGTGTGGCCGAGAATGGCCTCCTCCCGGAAACTCGCAAGCATCACCGTCTTGCGCGCATCCGTCGTGTACACCACGTGGATCGTCCCGTCCTTCGCCTGAATCGCCATCGGATACGCAAACGTGTTGTTGCCCGTCCCGATATCGCGGCGGTGCGGCCACGTCTTGTCGTTGTCCTCCGAAATCGCGATGGTCAGCGGCGTGCGATCGTTCATGTTGTCGTTGTACGCCAGCAGAAGATGGCCATTCTGCAGCTTGATGAAGCTCACCGCCGAATTCGGATTCGGGAACTGCGAATCCTCGCCCGGACTCCACGTCATTCCGCCATCGTGCGACTCCGCACGGATCATGTAGCGCGTCGTGCTCGGCTCGTAGTTCCCGCCCACCCGGCAATACGCGATCAGGTGCTCATCCGTGATCTGCACCGGCTCCGGCTGAAGGTTGCCAATCTTCGAGTAAATCCGCTCCGTCGGCGTCCACGTCCGCGTCGCAGGATCGTGGATCAGGAAATACGACGCCGTGTCCGCGCCCATTTCCTCGCGATCCCCGCCCGTCTCGTGGTACACCGGCAGGAGATACTTGCCGTTGTTCAGCACGATCGGACGCCCCCGCACCATCGTGCCCATCTCAAAGCTCAGCATCAGCGAATCGGACCACGTCTTCGCGCCGTCCTCCGAAACCTTCGCCTTGATCCGCGCGTCGGACCACGTGTCGCCATAGCGCTGCACGTAAAACAGCCACACCAGGCCGTCCGGCGCCTGCCAGGCAATGCCATTCCCCTCGCCCTGAAACGGCGTGTCCGCCAGAAGTTGCGGCTCCGACCATTCCGTCTCGCCCTTCGCGCGCCGGATGCCGTACACCTTGGATTCATCCTCGTATTCGCCCCCGCCGCCGTAGAACGTAATAAACAGGTCGCCGTTGTCCAGTTCCGTGATCGCCGCCGGGTGCTTGTAGGCCCCCGGTTTCTCCTGGCCTGTCACCTTCTCAATCTTGACGTCATCCGCCGCGATCGCCGGCGCGGCCAGCAGCGCCAGCAGCGCCGCCAGAGCAGTTCGTTTCATGGGCACTATTCCTTTTCTCGTTGAATCCCGGGAAAAACATAAGCCGCTATCATACGGGGCGCCGCCACCGGCGCGCAACGGGCGGGCCAGGCAGGGCAATCGCATTTGCAACACTTTAGCCGTCTGAAGTAAGGGCTTCGCCGATACGAGATGCCTTACTTACACTGGATGTATTCGTCATTCCCGCGAAGGCGGGAATCCAGAGGGTTTGCGAGGTTAACGTTGCATGGTCTCTGGATCACCACTTTCGTGGGGATGACGGTGTTCGATCACCTTGAGCCGCCACCGTTGGGTGCGACGAGGGTGACTACTTCAGACGGCTGAAGAATTACTCGCATTTAAACTTCCAGCTCGATCCGAGCGCCACATGAACCACCTTCAATGTTACAACGGGCGCTCCAAAACGCTCACTATCGTTGATTCAAGGTTCCAAATCGACTCAAGTTTACGCCCATACACCGAGATCGAGTTTAAATGCGATTGCCCTGGCGGGCCAGGTCCCCGCGTGTAACCGCACCCCCCAGAATAGGCGAGCCACGAAAGAACGCGAATTCACACAGTGCCGCCTCTGTTGGCTGGTTGTCCTCAAGAACTTTTTCCGTTCCTTACGGTTATCAAAATCGTAAGACGTTGGCGGAATGAGGCTCCCCGGGATCGCGGACACTTCCGCCACGGCGCACCTTCGGCCTGTCCGCGCCAGAGGAAGCGCAAAACCCGACGGAAGCACATCGCCCCACCAAGACCACCGCGAAAGGAAAGTGGCACAGCCGTCCCGGCTGTGTTCAGCGCAGAAACGCGAAAATGTAGGATAGCCGTCCCGGCTGTCCCCTGCGCCGCAGTCCGCACCCTACTCCGGCACGGCGGGCGCCGCCTTCTCCACTTCCTCGGTCTCCCCATCCGCGAGGCGCTCCCACAGGAACACCCGCCCGTGCAGGCCGCCGCGGGGGTTGCGGTCGGGCTCGCGCGTGTGCACGAGAATGGCGATGTCGTTGGTCTGGCCGGGTTGGATCAGGTCCGTGACGTTGACCTCGAAGGGCGACGTCTCCAGGTGGTAGCCCAGGCGCCAGTGGCGGTCCAGCTCGAAGGGGCGCATCACGCCGTTGACCCACACCCACACGCCCCAGTTGTACACGCCCGCCACGGCGAGCCAGAGGTCCTTCCCGGCCGCCTCCGCGGGCACGTCGAACGTTGTGCGGTACCAGGCGTCGCCCCAGTAGCTCCAGCCGGTTTCGTCCTGGTGGCCCTGGGCCTCCCAGTAGAAGGTCGTGTCGATGGGCGTCCACCCGGCGGCCTGTTCGGGCAGATACCACTGTTCGATCACACCCATGCCCTTCGGGTCCGGCAGGAATTCCCAGTCGCGCGGGAGCAGGGTGACCATGTTGCCGATCGGGCCGTTCTGGCGCTGCGCCAGGTAGTCGTAGACCGGTCTGCGCGACGCGATGCTGGAGCTCTGGTGCGGCGCGAGATCGTTCTCCGGCGGGACCAGCCCCGTCTGCACGGCTTCGATGGGCCCGCGCAGGGTGATCATTTCGTCCGCCTTCTTCACCGATAGCGCGAAATCGCCCGCCGCCGCCGCGTTCTCCATGTCGAGGAAGGCCTTCATGTGTTCGTGGACCAGCCGCATGACCTCGGTGCGCTGCTGGAAAGCCGGGGCGTCCGCCTGCGCCACGGCCCGGGCGATCAGGCGATCGAGCGTGTCCAGCACGGGCGGCAGGATGAGCCGCCACTGCATGAAGCGGCCCCAGGTCTCGTGCGTGTCGGTCGCGTCCACGGCGTTCTCCAGGGTCCAGATGTACGCCTCGATCGCGTCCGCCGCCGGCCCGTAAAAGCGCTCGCAATAGTCGCGCACCAGCGCGTCCACATCGAGGTCCGCGTTCCACATGAGCTTCGCGCGGACGTAGTAGTTCAGGTGCGTGACCATCCACGAATTCACGCCCTCCGTATAGAAGCCCCACGCGCCATGATCGCGGAACCAGGGGATGTCGTGCTTCAGACAGTGCAGCGCCGGGAAGGGCAGGTTGTCGATGGCCTTGCCGGGGTCGTAGTCGTAGATGAACACGGGGTCGAGCCGGTCGAGCCAGCGCGACAGGATCGTCTCATAGGTCTGCCGCTGCCAGCAGCGCGGCTCGCCGATGCGGTGGATGGAGCACGCCGCAATCACGGCGGACTGGATGCCGAGATTCGGCGCGAATTCGCGGATGCTCTCGGGCAGGCGCACGCGGTTGGCGTATCCGTTCGTGAGCACCCAGCGATCGGGGAATTCCTCGTAGACCTCCAGCGCGATCTTGTTGGCGAACTGGAACCAGACCTCGCTCAGGCTGGGGTCGCCGTAGCCCTTGAAGTTAAAGCCGGGAAAGTACCGCTGGCACGCCTCGCAATAGCACACCGGGAATCCGTCCGGCGGCGCGAAGCCGTAGCTCAGCCGGTCCGGATCCTCGCGAAAGGCCCGCTTGATCGTCTCCACGCCAATCCGCACCGCTTCCGGCTCGCTCATGCAGAGCATGTCTCTCATCCGCTCGCCATTCTTGTCGATCGCGTAGATTTCGGGGCGGGTTTCGAAATGTTCCTCCGGCCGCGCGAGCTGGATCACGCTGCCGTCCCCCGGAAGGCTGAGCCCGAGCGGATTGATCTTGTTCAGGTCGCACCAGCGCCGCATCCAGTCCTGCTCTTCCGCGCTCGCGGGCATCCAGCCGGAATACCAGACCCGCCGCACGCGGAAGCTGGGCCGCTCGGTGCGATCAATATCGCCGATGCGGATGGTGTCCCGCCGGGGAATGGCCTCGCCAAAGGGCCCCGCGAAAAACCAGCGGCAGCCCAGGTCGCGCTCCAGGAAATCGGCGGCGGCGAACACCGTGCCCCGGTAGTTCCAGTCTTCGTTGCCCGCGATTACGAGATCAGCGCCGACCGTGCGCACGATGAAGGCTTCCTCGTTCATCTGGTGCGAGTGCCCGGCCGGGAGCTCCGCGCCCAGCGCGCCCGCGGTCGCCGCCGCGCGCCCCACCAGGATGCGCGCGCCCGACGCGGGATCGGCCTCCGCCTGGATCGGCAGGCGGGCGCCCGAGATCTTCTCGATGTATTCCTGGAGGTAGCCGGCCGCCTCCCGCGCCTGATCGCTGGCATCCGCCCCGATCACGATGGCGGCCCGCGGCGCGCCGGACTCGACAAGCAGGATCTCCGCGCGGGCGGCGGCAACGAAAAGCACGGCGAGACTCAGCACGAAAAAGCGGCGCATGGCGATGGGCTCCGTGGGTTGTGGCGCGGCGGTGGAATCCCGCACTCCTCCGGGCGGGCATTCCACAGCGACCGCGCCAGTCTACGGCGCGGGCGCGCCGCGCGGCAAGCGCATCATACAGACCGGGGTCGTTCCCGAAGGAACCCTACGCCTCCTTCTCGGCGAGATGCTTCCCAAGGAAGGCGAATGCGCGCTCCTGCATGGCGAGGTTGAACTCGTGCGGGCCGTCGAAGAAGACGCCCTCGAAGTTGTCCGGCGCGCCCATCTTCTCGAAGATATCCTCGATCTTCCGCACCGCGCGCTGGGCGGCGTCGATCGGGTAGAGCTCGTCCTTCAGGCCGTTGATCGTCATCAGGGCCCCGGGCCAGTGCAGCCCGCCCAGGTCGGGCCAGTCCAGGTGCTGGTAGAGGCCGGGCACGAGCTTGGAAAAGCCAACCGCCCAGCGGATGTTGTTGCGGATAAGCGGCTGGTATTCGGACATCCAGCAAACCGCCACGGAAGCGCGCACCTTCGGGTGGAGCGCGCCGAGAAAGATGGTCCGGACGGACCCCACGCTGAGCCCGACGCAGCCCACGCGCTCGGCGTCCACTTCCGGGCGGCTGCACAGGTAGTCCGCCGCGCACATATCGTCCCACGTGATAATGCCGGACACCGTCGTTCCGGCGGCGAGCGCCGTGCGGCCGAGGATCTCCTCGTGCGCCCAGGATCGCGCGTTGAACTGCTTGATGTCGTCCTCCGTGAGGTCCATGGTGCGGTTCTTCACGCGGTCGGGGTCTTTCTCAAAATACATGCCGCGCTCGCCCCAGTGGAGCATGTCGGGCACGGCGACCACATAGCCGAGGCGCGCGAGTTCGTCGGCCAGGTCGCGCCCGCCGTAATACTGGTCCTTGAATTTCTGCAGGGCGGGGTGCACGGGGTCGACCTTGGTGAGCTTCTCCTTGCCCCAGAGGTAGAAGCCGCCGTGATCGTGCAGCGCGACGATGCCCGGCGCCGGGCGGTTGAGGTTCTTCGGCACGAGCAGGTACATCCCCGCGCGCTGGCCCGCGGTCGTGTACAGTTCGATGCGTTCGCGGAAGAAATCGCCGCGATCCTCGCGGTGCACCAGCCCGGGTTGCGGGTCGCGCTCGGTATCGGTGTAGTGGAAACAGTCCACGAGCTTCGCCCGGGCTTCCCGCGTCCAGGCTTCAGGGTCATTGTAACGATCCTGAAGAAAGGTCATCTCCGGAGCGCACTTCGCGGAGATCTTCTGGAAAAGGTCCCAGTGCGTGCCCAGATCGGGGTCCGGCTTCCACTGGGTCTCCGGCAGGCGCTCCGCCGCCTCCTGCGCGGGCGCGGAGCCCGCGCCCAGGCCCAGCCCCGCCGCAAGCGCGCCGGTTCTCAGAAAACTGCGTCGTTTCATCGTGCCTCTCCGCGTTGGTTGCTGG
The genomic region above belongs to Candidatus Hydrogenedentota bacterium and contains:
- a CDS encoding HU family DNA-binding protein; this encodes MAIKKAKPTDKPLTKAKIIEVLAEETQLSKKDIGNVLATLTELSYAQAPVGFTIPGMGKLVVQQRKARKGRNPKTGETIKIPAKKVLKFRIAKAAKDAITPPKA
- a CDS encoding TolC family protein, encoding MAPIRPWLMGIWCVAAMATAQPATDPLLESAAGVLNEAAAYHTPPVPREAPEPLELTLETCVARALAQNVDALVAETDVALREAEAGQARSGRRPQVAAEAAYNYVEELDFGLGGGFLGGFVDTESFSPDKETITTRLTVTQVLYAGGQIQAAVRASRHLAESEAWRRDAVRQEVAYLARQAYHDAIAARAAAQVALEAEAAFARHLRDTEILAKEGALTDYEVMRARTEVAARAADVAAARANVERADIAIRRVLGLPPGQPVACAPAGQAPPAPAPGTDFGAIALAQRPEVRALRDALAAAEAQRRGVIGKYLPQASTTVTWVEVDGGGQSNPDGWQVNVGARWDLYTGGQRRHERAAARARAEGLRHELAELERGVAHDADLALARLAEAQAAVRARRDNAELAAESVRLADIRYREGIGTQTEIIDAELERARARAGLVIALRDYHVALAALERAAGGPWEAAGAELTGPDGAEAAEE
- a CDS encoding histidine phosphatase family protein, with the translated sequence MSELIIVRHGQASFMSGDYDRLSERGFDQARRLGRYWAAEDIAPTHLVIGPRKRQRQTAEAIQAAMAEEGVSTPEPVYDNRLDEFDWDGLFTYGNSTWSLKDARTGELKAQFEAAATVDEKRRTIHHYMEAVTLAWARDRFFEEGLETWAEFRGRVESAVLLHTRNAPRGSRVVFVTSGGVAAATAGFVLGLTPEKTLGLVWTLRNGALVEFVFSGGRYSLSSFNNAPHLPSRDLWTYR
- a CDS encoding exo-alpha-sialidase, which translates into the protein MALLAAPAIAADDVKIEKVTGQEKPGAYKHPAAITELDNGDLFITFYGGGGEYEDESKVYGIRRAKGETEWSEPQLLADTPFQGEGNGIAWQAPDGLVWLFYVQRYGDTWSDARIKAKVSEDGAKTWSDSLMLSFEMGTMVRGRPIVLNNGKYLLPVYHETGGDREEMGADTASYFLIHDPATRTWTPTERIYSKIGNLQPEPVQITDEHLIAYCRVGGNYEPSTTRYMIRAESHDGGMTWSPGEDSQFPNPNSAVSFIKLQNGHLLLAYNDNMNDRTPLTIAISEDNDKTWPHRRDIGTGNNTFAYPMAIQAKDGTIHVVYTTDARKTVMLASFREEAILGHTK
- a CDS encoding DUF4838 domain-containing protein is translated as MRRFFVLSLAVLFVAAARAEILLVESGAPRAAIVIGADASDQAREAAGYLQEYIEKISGARLPIQAEADPASGARILVGRAAATAGALGAELPAGHSHQMNEEAFIVRTVGADLVIAGNEDWNYRGTVFAAADFLERDLGCRWFFAGPFGEAIPRRDTIRIGDIDRTERPSFRVRRVWYSGWMPASAEEQDWMRRWCDLNKINPLGLSLPGDGSVIQLARPEEHFETRPEIYAIDKNGERMRDMLCMSEPEAVRIGVETIKRAFREDPDRLSYGFAPPDGFPVCYCEACQRYFPGFNFKGYGDPSLSEVWFQFANKIALEVYEEFPDRWVLTNGYANRVRLPESIREFAPNLGIQSAVIAACSIHRIGEPRCWQRQTYETILSRWLDRLDPVFIYDYDPGKAIDNLPFPALHCLKHDIPWFRDHGAWGFYTEGVNSWMVTHLNYYVRAKLMWNADLDVDALVRDYCERFYGPAADAIEAYIWTLENAVDATDTHETWGRFMQWRLILPPVLDTLDRLIARAVAQADAPAFQQRTEVMRLVHEHMKAFLDMENAAAAGDFALSVKKADEMITLRGPIEAVQTGLVPPENDLAPHQSSSIASRRPVYDYLAQRQNGPIGNMVTLLPRDWEFLPDPKGMGVIEQWYLPEQAAGWTPIDTTFYWEAQGHQDETGWSYWGDAWYRTTFDVPAEAAGKDLWLAVAGVYNWGVWVWVNGVMRPFELDRHWRLGYHLETSPFEVNVTDLIQPGQTNDIAILVHTREPDRNPRGGLHGRVFLWERLADGETEEVEKAAPAVPE